In Sulfurisphaera javensis, a single genomic region encodes these proteins:
- a CDS encoding OsmC family protein: MITFTAEGTLEGDKVKINIKDTDFIIGLLGSDYPTPEEVLLASALSCLMLTVYYVANEKGLKIEKMNGYIEGNLDPKGFQGDPNIPPGFLDISYEIEVKADNKELLEKVLEESERRCPLKDTLTRSIKVNVKWKVI; the protein is encoded by the coding sequence ATGATAACCTTTACTGCTGAAGGAACTCTAGAAGGCGATAAGGTTAAAATAAATATTAAAGATACCGATTTTATCATAGGACTCCTAGGCTCCGATTATCCAACACCAGAAGAAGTTTTACTTGCTTCAGCCCTATCATGTTTAATGTTAACTGTATATTATGTGGCTAACGAAAAGGGGTTAAAGATAGAGAAAATGAATGGCTATATTGAGGGAAATTTAGACCCAAAGGGATTTCAAGGAGACCCCAATATTCCACCTGGATTCCTTGATATATCTTATGAAATAGAAGTGAAAGCAGATAATAAAGAGTTACTTGAAAAAGTTCTTGAAGAATCTGAAAGAAGATGCCCGCTTAAGGATACTCTTACGAGGAGTATTAAAGTTAATGTGAAATGGAAGGTAATTTAA
- a CDS encoding NRAMP family divalent metal transporter gives MWRKRITTSERTINFIKFFGPAWLVMMADMDASSIIGAAQTGAVYNYGLIWVLLLLIIPLYIIQEASGRIGIATGKGLGEVIRENYSKKIAILMAMPMAITDAFTYAIEYMGIAIGFEVLGIPLFISIPLIFIVHIIVVTTRKYIQAEKVLLGISFALIAGLVATLGLRGIKSYSPIYFRPTPLFFFLVAANVGAVIMPFMLYFQASATAIKLNEIGASEFKNDAIRHMRKETLIGAIVTEVLMVIVEMTFAGIKGASDPSTFASAYQLSTVMEPLAGKYSPIFFSIGLISAGFLALVVISLGSAWGVVEALGIPQRNSWKVYVIESIPAVLATLLLPSDMLINTILDLLVFFVYALIGPIIILGIISRNEKIMGKFNSKGLREIAYWLSAIIILMVAIIATF, from the coding sequence ATGTGGCGTAAAAGAATTACGACAAGTGAAAGAACAATTAATTTCATAAAATTCTTTGGTCCCGCATGGCTTGTAATGATGGCTGATATGGATGCTAGCAGTATAATTGGAGCTGCACAAACTGGAGCTGTGTATAATTATGGTTTAATATGGGTTCTTTTACTTCTAATCATCCCTCTTTATATTATTCAAGAAGCATCTGGTAGAATTGGTATTGCTACTGGTAAAGGGTTAGGCGAAGTAATTAGAGAAAATTATAGCAAAAAAATAGCTATCTTAATGGCAATGCCTATGGCAATTACAGATGCTTTCACTTACGCAATAGAATACATGGGAATCGCAATAGGTTTCGAAGTTCTTGGTATTCCTCTTTTTATAAGCATACCTTTAATCTTCATAGTTCATATAATTGTAGTGACAACAAGAAAATATATACAAGCAGAAAAAGTACTTTTAGGTATTTCCTTTGCATTAATTGCTGGATTAGTTGCTACTTTAGGACTTAGAGGAATAAAGTCCTATTCTCCAATATATTTTAGGCCGACTCCACTCTTTTTCTTTCTGGTTGCAGCCAATGTTGGTGCTGTAATAATGCCATTTATGCTTTATTTCCAAGCCTCAGCAACTGCAATTAAGCTAAATGAGATAGGCGCTTCTGAATTTAAAAATGATGCTATAAGACATATGAGAAAAGAAACCTTAATCGGTGCTATTGTTACTGAAGTACTAATGGTTATTGTGGAAATGACATTTGCTGGAATTAAAGGAGCTTCTGATCCTTCAACTTTTGCTAGCGCATATCAACTTTCAACCGTTATGGAACCGCTAGCTGGTAAATACTCTCCTATATTTTTCTCCATAGGTCTAATAAGTGCAGGATTTTTAGCACTAGTAGTAATTTCTTTAGGTAGTGCTTGGGGTGTAGTAGAAGCTTTAGGTATACCTCAAAGGAATTCATGGAAAGTTTACGTTATTGAGAGTATACCCGCTGTCTTAGCTACTCTGTTGTTACCATCAGATATGTTAATTAATACAATTCTTGATCTACTAGTATTCTTCGTATATGCACTAATAGGCCCGATTATTATTCTTGGAATAATTTCAAGAAATGAAAAAATAATGGGAAAGTTTAACTCTAAAGGGTTAAGAGAAATAGCTTATTGGCTATCGGCTATAATAATTCTTATGGTTGCAATTATTGCAACCTTTTAA
- a CDS encoding M28 family peptidase has translation MLSLELFKLGEIIHGSEKEKKVLEILRQHFGGTLHQVRTKEWILSHFDFYANGKRVKASLLPYTSGYVKGKVGKNIKYYEMPPHPFMVKDLYDRAIKEGADAVIFYDQGKLRRIAVGTKIPAIFSSISLKNDDEIEINAESQLVDSISYNLEVEVIPGEDYIIVGAHVDHWLSGYHDNLFSLDIIENIKADLKHHGLKFVFFSSEEGPRCCNGSIQYDKKGTFVMISLDALFPSRVVFSATPDLFAFSKFFNLKRIEMPTPYSDHFPFVIEGFPALVLYNDDLIPWYHSDKDLPIEEDKQYLSQLVSSLNKLLRELDKVNKENLDAIFFNYAKQQGFDIKERRGSIIPNGLTSTFKRLQ, from the coding sequence GTGCTTTCTTTAGAATTGTTTAAATTGGGAGAAATTATTCATGGTAGTGAAAAAGAGAAAAAGGTTTTAGAAATACTTAGACAACATTTTGGTGGTACACTTCATCAAGTAAGAACTAAAGAATGGATCTTAAGCCATTTTGATTTTTATGCTAATGGTAAAAGAGTTAAAGCTTCTCTCCTTCCTTATACTTCTGGATATGTAAAAGGAAAAGTGGGTAAAAATATAAAATATTATGAGATGCCCCCTCATCCTTTTATGGTAAAAGATCTTTATGATAGAGCCATAAAAGAGGGAGCTGATGCTGTAATTTTTTATGATCAAGGAAAGTTAAGAAGAATTGCCGTAGGAACTAAGATTCCGGCTATTTTTTCCTCAATTTCTCTTAAAAATGATGACGAGATTGAGATTAATGCAGAGTCGCAATTAGTTGATTCAATTAGTTATAATCTTGAAGTTGAAGTAATACCAGGAGAAGATTATATCATTGTTGGAGCTCATGTTGATCATTGGTTATCCGGATATCATGATAATCTATTTTCACTTGATATAATAGAAAATATAAAAGCAGATTTAAAACATCACGGTCTCAAATTTGTATTTTTCTCTTCTGAAGAAGGTCCAAGATGCTGTAATGGGTCAATACAATATGATAAAAAGGGTACATTCGTTATGATATCTTTAGATGCATTATTCCCTAGCAGAGTTGTTTTTTCTGCTACGCCAGATCTTTTTGCTTTTTCTAAGTTCTTTAATTTAAAGAGAATTGAAATGCCAACTCCTTACTCAGACCATTTTCCTTTTGTAATTGAGGGCTTTCCTGCACTAGTTCTGTATAATGACGATTTAATACCTTGGTATCATTCAGATAAGGATTTACCTATTGAAGAAGACAAGCAATATTTATCTCAGTTAGTAAGCAGTTTAAATAAATTACTTCGAGAGTTAGATAAAGTTAATAAAGAGAATTTAGATGCTATATTTTTTAATTATGCTAAACAACAAGGTTTCGATATTAAGGAAAGGAGAGGAAGTATAATACCAAATGGCTTAACTTCAACTTTTAAAAGGTTGCAATAA
- a CDS encoding YeeE/YedE thiosulfate transporter family protein has product MITYTAPLWVGIVIGFIIGAAAEAWGIGNPETLIRLAKWEDRLFVDCILLGAAVATPVMFGLYALGVGFHWSPKPLYVIGVGLGGFLFGIGLAISGYFPGSTWMALGEGRRDAIYAILGGLVGAAAWTALYQTPAGQWLVNTLNFGSVIIGATHQAGKEYLIPWGGLTPVDLFLISLVYAGIFFTIAYYLPRYKGGAHSCLRGTLQGKITDFEKAKRLDTAMFLTYGGLPYDEKSVAKKLNEYWAVESNVTRYYMVSVGAIVGLTVVAEMFLHQIFGESTTYSWMAGALFLPNFKYSQIVFKGIGWEPFSDIGTLLGAFFAATFLTRRFTVFRKNIPPSWAKRFGNNEAIRALGSFGGTALMMFGARMADGCASGHILSGALQMAISGLWFGVMVMVAMIITAKIVYRG; this is encoded by the coding sequence ATGATAACCTATACTGCACCGTTATGGGTTGGAATAGTTATTGGTTTTATAATCGGAGCAGCAGCAGAAGCATGGGGAATTGGAAATCCTGAAACATTAATAAGATTAGCAAAATGGGAAGATAGACTTTTTGTTGATTGTATATTGCTAGGTGCTGCTGTAGCTACTCCAGTTATGTTTGGTCTTTATGCCTTAGGAGTAGGTTTTCATTGGTCGCCAAAGCCTTTATACGTAATTGGTGTAGGATTAGGTGGATTTCTATTTGGTATTGGTTTAGCAATTAGTGGTTATTTCCCTGGTTCTACATGGATGGCTCTAGGCGAAGGAAGAAGGGATGCGATATATGCAATCTTAGGAGGTTTAGTAGGTGCTGCTGCATGGACCGCTTTATATCAGACTCCGGCAGGACAATGGTTAGTTAATACGTTGAACTTTGGAAGTGTAATAATTGGTGCAACTCATCAAGCTGGTAAAGAATACTTAATACCATGGGGAGGTTTAACACCAGTTGATTTATTTCTAATTTCATTAGTATATGCTGGCATATTCTTTACTATAGCATATTATCTGCCAAGATATAAGGGCGGTGCTCATAGCTGTTTAAGAGGTACATTACAAGGGAAAATAACTGATTTTGAAAAAGCTAAAAGACTTGATACTGCAATGTTCCTAACTTATGGTGGATTACCTTATGATGAAAAGAGCGTGGCAAAGAAACTAAATGAATACTGGGCTGTTGAAAGCAACGTTACTAGATATTATATGGTTTCTGTTGGTGCAATAGTAGGATTAACAGTAGTTGCTGAGATGTTTTTGCATCAAATCTTTGGCGAATCAACAACATATTCATGGATGGCTGGTGCATTATTTTTACCAAACTTTAAGTATAGCCAAATAGTGTTTAAAGGAATTGGTTGGGAACCATTTAGTGATATAGGTACATTACTAGGTGCATTCTTTGCTGCTACGTTCTTAACAAGGAGATTTACTGTATTTAGAAAGAATATACCTCCAAGTTGGGCAAAGAGATTTGGGAATAATGAGGCTATAAGAGCTTTAGGCTCATTTGGAGGTACAGCATTAATGATGTTCGGTGCAAGAATGGCTGATGGATGTGCTTCTGGCCATATATTAAGTGGAGCATTACAGATGGCAATAAGCGGATTATGGTTTGGTGTCATGGTTATGGTCGCAATGATCATAACTGCTAAGATAGTATATAGGGGGTGA
- a CDS encoding PhoH family protein, whose protein sequence is MIKPLTSGQQELLNALNDDKYQIVGVFGPTGTGKTLLALSYGIEAIKQGKFKKFVIVKPIVDVVTKKEITVTELTNYAEVILSYVKDVIGEEYYSTVDELYKTGKLEILDSRFLRGRTFDDSLIFIDEVQELQPESIIELIIRIGRNSKLIVAGDPIFQSLQMQTVKDPSELIREVLLNEEDAKVVDLGVKDIIRTGAKRGLRLLIEYRLRSRSLSEDESKILNIVKQHSPDADIVTIVDLSNEKKKLGLENLTTLPDSVIVVKEGNLGRLVGKGGERINASEKDSGKKLRALELSLDFKEYIKAMHPLPWVVKYIEDADFKGNELAVKIRKETGAFMGQKGSYVRFLDEAIRKLLGVGIRVITEENENS, encoded by the coding sequence ATGATTAAACCGCTTACTTCTGGTCAACAAGAACTATTAAATGCCCTTAATGATGATAAATATCAAATAGTAGGCGTCTTTGGACCTACAGGTACGGGTAAAACATTGTTAGCTTTGTCTTATGGAATTGAAGCTATTAAACAAGGAAAATTTAAAAAATTTGTAATAGTAAAACCAATCGTTGATGTAGTAACTAAAAAGGAAATAACAGTAACTGAATTAACAAACTATGCTGAGGTAATCCTTAGCTATGTAAAAGATGTAATTGGAGAAGAATATTACAGCACGGTTGATGAATTATATAAAACTGGAAAACTTGAAATCCTTGACTCAAGGTTTTTGAGAGGGAGAACTTTTGATGATTCTTTGATCTTTATTGATGAAGTTCAGGAATTACAACCAGAAAGCATAATTGAATTAATTATTAGAATTGGAAGAAATAGTAAACTAATTGTTGCTGGTGATCCCATTTTTCAGTCATTACAAATGCAGACAGTTAAAGATCCTTCAGAGTTAATTAGAGAAGTTTTACTAAATGAAGAAGACGCAAAAGTTGTAGATCTAGGAGTAAAGGATATTATAAGGACTGGGGCAAAAAGAGGCCTTAGACTTTTAATTGAATATAGGTTAAGGAGTAGAAGTTTATCTGAAGATGAAAGTAAGATACTAAATATTGTAAAACAACATTCGCCAGATGCTGACATTGTAACTATAGTGGATTTAAGTAATGAAAAGAAAAAATTAGGCTTAGAAAATCTTACCACTTTGCCAGATAGTGTAATAGTAGTTAAAGAAGGAAATCTGGGAAGGTTGGTTGGAAAAGGTGGTGAAAGAATAAATGCTTCTGAAAAAGATTCTGGCAAAAAACTTAGAGCCTTAGAGCTTTCACTAGATTTTAAGGAGTACATTAAGGCTATGCATCCTTTACCTTGGGTAGTAAAATATATTGAAGATGCGGACTTTAAAGGAAATGAATTAGCCGTTAAAATTAGAAAAGAAACTGGTGCTTTTATGGGACAAAAAGGATCTTATGTAAGATTCCTTGACGAGGCAATTAGAAAACTTTTAGGAGTTGGTATCAGAGTTATAACAGAAGAGAATGAAAATAGTTAG
- a CDS encoding exodeoxyribonuclease III: protein MKIVSWNVNGLKAITKKGALESVLSYDAILLQEIRSSDLPLDLLMSGYNIVSFPAKKKGYSGVMTLVKEKPKSVVKGLNQKEFDEEGRTVTVELSNFYLINAYFPRAGDGLSRLDFKIAFDKKIEEFMDELRKTKPVIICGDFNAVVERRDSSFWDENEPGLSPKEREWMAHILSKGYVDAYRFKNPNKIEYSWRSYRFKWKAMRIDYCIVSEELKDKIKDCKILNIEGSDHYPILLEIDV from the coding sequence ATGAAAATAGTTAGCTGGAATGTCAATGGACTTAAAGCAATTACTAAGAAAGGAGCATTGGAATCAGTATTATCTTATGATGCGATTTTATTACAAGAAATAAGGAGTAGCGATTTACCTTTAGACCTATTAATGAGTGGGTATAATATCGTTTCTTTTCCAGCAAAGAAAAAAGGGTACAGTGGAGTAATGACTTTAGTGAAGGAGAAACCTAAGAGTGTAGTTAAGGGATTAAATCAAAAAGAGTTTGATGAAGAGGGAAGAACAGTTACTGTTGAATTAAGCAATTTTTATTTAATAAATGCTTACTTCCCTAGGGCTGGTGATGGTTTGTCTAGGTTAGATTTTAAGATAGCATTTGATAAAAAAATTGAAGAGTTTATGGACGAGTTACGCAAAACAAAACCAGTAATTATATGTGGAGATTTTAACGCTGTGGTTGAACGAAGAGACTCTTCTTTCTGGGACGAAAACGAGCCTGGTCTTTCACCTAAAGAAAGGGAGTGGATGGCTCATATTTTAAGTAAAGGTTATGTTGACGCTTATAGGTTTAAAAACCCTAATAAAATTGAATATAGCTGGAGAAGTTATAGGTTTAAGTGGAAGGCTATGAGAATAGATTATTGCATTGTTTCGGAGGAACTTAAAGATAAAATAAAAGATTGTAAAATTTTAAACATTGAAGGCTCAGATCACTACCCTATCCTTCTTGAGATAGATGTTTGA
- a CDS encoding stage II sporulation protein M: MRPISKLILMFFVAEIIIFLISAGIPVNSPSLVQQYNSIESSIRNQSYISIALSIFANNIKVAILDFIPAIGIIMLSYSIVDTGMILSAVMTANHIPGIVAALALLTLPHSFVELPSYAIAAGSGTYILLRRKDWKRGLITFIIVPIELFLAALVEASLFFVPNPYIMWAASAPILVGLYFLYQYLQKIADKYVEVQQPVTQYYQQIPLFNPPDYQYYNQYRENWAKALTYESQGDANMAMNYLWVSLINLISAIAIKMGLPYYTKEDIDRVIQTLSIQNPQINYLYQQAFTLRMQDNYIELKQIITQLVAILQNIYQTSISRRIG, translated from the coding sequence ATGAGACCAATAAGTAAGCTTATCTTAATGTTCTTTGTTGCCGAGATTATTATATTTCTAATATCTGCTGGAATACCAGTAAATTCTCCAAGTCTAGTTCAACAATATAATAGCATAGAAAGTTCAATACGTAATCAATCGTATATTTCAATAGCTTTATCAATATTTGCAAACAATATCAAAGTTGCAATACTTGACTTTATTCCTGCAATAGGAATAATTATGCTTTCCTATTCGATAGTCGATACTGGTATGATCCTTAGTGCTGTTATGACAGCTAATCATATTCCAGGAATAGTTGCAGCCTTAGCCTTACTAACGCTTCCTCACTCATTTGTGGAGTTACCTTCATATGCTATCGCTGCCGGTTCTGGTACTTATATTCTCTTAAGAAGAAAAGATTGGAAGAGAGGATTAATAACATTCATTATAGTTCCTATAGAACTTTTCTTAGCTGCATTAGTAGAGGCCAGCTTATTCTTTGTTCCAAATCCTTACATAATGTGGGCTGCTTCTGCACCAATATTAGTCGGATTATATTTTCTTTATCAATATTTACAAAAAATTGCCGATAAATACGTTGAAGTTCAACAGCCTGTTACACAATATTACCAACAAATTCCATTATTCAATCCACCTGACTATCAGTATTATAACCAATATAGAGAAAATTGGGCAAAAGCGTTAACTTATGAGTCTCAAGGAGATGCTAATATGGCAATGAATTATCTTTGGGTGTCTTTAATTAATTTAATATCGGCTATAGCAATAAAAATGGGTTTGCCATATTATACAAAGGAAGATATTGATAGAGTTATTCAAACATTGTCGATACAAAATCCTCAAATAAACTATTTGTATCAACAAGCTTTTACTCTAAGAATGCAAGATAATTATATTGAATTAAAACAAATAATAACTCAATTAGTTGCAATATTGCAAAATATCTATCAAACATCTATCTCAAGAAGGATAGGGTAG